In Peptostreptococcus equinus, the DNA window AAAAGTAGGGTTGTATTTATAACATCTTTAATTGAATGAAGAATTTCAACTAATTTTATCACACCCTCATTTTTTTGAGTAATTAAAAATCTTGTAGCTATTGCAAATAAAATAGCTATGATTACAGTAGAAATTATGGCACTATTTGAAGAAAAAGTAAGAGTTATATTGTTTGGAATTAAGTTTAAAGCAAAAGTAGGAAAATTTTGAGTTGTTAAGCCCTGAATTTTATCTGAAGTTTCCTTTTCTATAATACCAGCAAAACTAGAGTGACTTAGACCAAATAAGTTAGTGATTATTATACCCACCATAGCAGCAATAGAAGTGGTACCTAAAAGTAAAAATAATGTTTTTCTAGTAAAAGCACCTAATTTATTTCCCTTAAAATCAACTATTACAAAAAATATAGAAAAAAACACTACAGGTATAGCCATCATCTGAATTAAACTGACAAATGTTGATCCAAGAAGAGAATACCAAAGGCTTATTTCTTCTCTACCAATATTAATATAATTAGCGCTCTTAGCAAAAATAAGTTCAACGAATATACCAATTGACAAACCTAAAAACAAACTAATTAGCATTCTACTAGAGAAGTTCACTTTCTTCCTACCAGTCCAATACATTGCTAAAATTGCAATAATTAATAAAATAATTGATACAAATGTTGCTACATGACTCATTTTCAAGAATCCTGTAAAGAATTGATTGCTTATCATATAATACCCCCTTAAAAAATCTTATGAGAATACCCTCACAGAGTATAAGTATACCCTAAAAATTTGTAATAAAAACTAAATGTAAAATATAATTATAGATATATTATGAAAACTATTTTTAATAAATGACTTTAGAAAAGATATTTAAATGCATTTGCCTATTATTTAACAAAACTGTGTTTAAAGAAGGCTATTATGTGATATAATATGTATAAGTGGAAAAGTATTTGAATAAAGGGGAAAGATATGAATATATTATTTTTTATTACACCAAAATCTGATGTAGTAAGCGTCAAGGATACAGATAGTGTAATGCAGGTTTTAAAGATATTAAAAAAACATAAATATACTTCTGTGCCAATTATCAATGATGATGGTAATTATGTTGGTACAATAAAAGAAGGAGATCTATTGT includes these proteins:
- a CDS encoding cation:dicarboxylate symporter family transporter: MISNQFFTGFLKMSHVATFVSIILLIIAILAMYWTGRKKVNFSSRMLISLFLGLSIGIFVELIFAKSANYINIGREEISLWYSLLGSTFVSLIQMMAIPVVFFSIFFVIVDFKGNKLGAFTRKTLFLLLGTTSIAAMVGIIITNLFGLSHSSFAGIIEKETSDKIQGLTTQNFPTFALNLIPNNITLTFSSNSAIISTVIIAILFAIATRFLITQKNEGVIKLVEILHSIKDVINTTLLFIIDFMPYAVIALVSKTIISNGLESIISMATFIGALYTAVIVMLVIYIPILLLAGVNPFIFYKKAYPTMVFAFSSRSSVGTMPFTIETLESKMGVSSKTANFVASVGTSVGMNGCAGVFPSMLAVIVAGAAGVNLNISFYFLVVIVVTLGSIGIAGVPGTATVAATVTLNGVGLGKYFDKVALVFGIDPLIDMGRTMLNVTGSMVSAVVVDRLESTMNMDKFNNKIS